In the genome of Fusarium fujikuroi IMI 58289 draft genome, chromosome FFUJ_chr02, one region contains:
- a CDS encoding probable calcium P-type ATPase, which translates to MADHDDHPPMRRRAPTITINTTAVNPNISTEPPQESNPSNMQDDAVSPTTVSDPVSTSGMSQRPSRPELDTSLAFENRDSRPTSPHNVSSPVTSRSGERGVGFLSVPMNHRSRQNSVDSDDMSRSVSSQGDTTVVASNSTQTDTLKGSEYNHKKIINDESALKPDAGTEQDFKVENNPFAFTPGQMNKMFNPKSLPAFYMLGGIDGIEKGLRSDRKAGLSMDEKTLTGKISFEDATSKKQMPREDHAAAQTGAGFADRLRVFKDNRLPEKKGKSLLELMWITYNDKVLILLSIAAVVSLAVGLYQTFGQKHEPGEPKVEWVEGVAIIVAIAIVVIVGSLNDYQKERQFTKLNKKKQDRLVKVIRSGKTIELSVFDILAGDVIHIEPGDLVPVDGVLIEGFNVKCDESQATGESDIIRKQASEVVYNAIENHDDLKKMDPFIQSGARIMEGVGTYMATSVGVYSSYGKTLMSLNEDPEMTPLQAKLNVIATYIAKLGSAAGLVLFIALFIKFLAGLPASDDTPAEKGQQFLNIFIVVVTIIVVAVPEGLPLAVTLALAFATTRMLRDANLVRHLKACEVMGNASTICSDKTGTLTQNKMQVVSGTIGTSLRFGGSSSGDASGASTPVDTSGDIGISEFARMLSKPVKDLLLKSIALNSTAFEGEVDGEKTFIGSKTETALLILAKSHLGMGPVSEERENAKVLQLIPFDSGRKCMGIVTQGPNGSARLYIKGASEIILSKCTQVLGDPANDDSLAPMSDDNVRTVQQLIESYAKRSLRTIGICYKDFSSWPPKNAGRVDGGNEVVFDDLFSDMAFIGVVGIQDPLREGVPEAVKLCQQAGVVVRMVTGDNKITAEAIAKECGIIQPNSIVMEGPEFRNLSKLEQEEIIPRLHVLARSSPEDKRILVKRLKDKNETVAVTGDGTNDAPALKMADVGFSMGISGTEVAKEASAIILMDDNFTSIVKALKWGRAVNDAVKRFLQFQLTVNITAVILTFVTAVSNNEESSVLTAVQLLWVNLIMDTLAALALATDPPHDSVLDRKPEPKGSSIISVTMWKMILGQSIYQLVITFVLYYYGPIVPLSPKPEKDEIKTLVFNTFVWMQIFNQWNNRRLDNKFNIFEGLTKNWFFIGISAIMCGGQILIIFVGGEAFQIAKKKQSGELWAMAIVLGFLSIPVGVIIRLIPDHFLEALIPEFLKQRAKKVPGLTVSDEEMSMYPEPLADVRDELNFIRRMKGGRLNNLKFAIQHPKEAVEMVRSRSPSHSRSNSLNAPQTPIQENPFDGSPIGTPNSGRGPRSTRSRSNSALGAPTVMAGIVAAGVAAGWQPKMRPDNDGDNSDSPR; encoded by the exons ATGGCCGATCACGATGACCATCCGCCCATGAGGCGTCGCGC GCcgaccatcaccatcaataCCACCGCTGTTAACCCTAATATTTCCACCGAACCCCCCCAAGAGTCAAATCCTTCCAACATGCAAGACGATGCAGTCAGCCCTACAACAGTATCCGACCCTGTATCGACCAGCGGCATGTCGCAACGACCTTCGAGACCTGAATTGGACACATCCTTGGCCTTTGAGAATCGAGATAGCAGACCAACAAGTCCCCACAATGTCTCGAGCCCAGTAACATCAAGATCAGGCGAACGCGGTGTTGGATTCTTATCTGTGCCTATGAACCACCGATCGCGACAAAACTCAGTCGACTCTGACGACATGTCTCGATCCGTTTCTTCCCAAGGCGATACTACTGTTGTGGCCTCCAACTCGACACAGACAGATACGCTGAAAGGCTCCGAATACAACCATaagaagatcatcaacgATGAGAGCGCTTTGAAGCCAGATGCAGGCACAGAGCAAGATTTCAAGGTGGAAAACAACCCCTTTGCCTTTACGCCTGGCCAGATGAACAAAATGTTCAACCCCAAGAGTCTTCCGGCTTTTTATATGTTGGGTGGCATTGATGGTATCGAGAAGGGTTTAAGATCTGATCGAAAGGCTGGATTGAGTATGGATGAGAAGACCCTGACAGGCAAGATCTCATTTGAGGATGCAACATCTAAGAAGCAGATGCCCCGCGAAGATCATGCTGCAGCGCAAACAGGCGCTGGCTTTGCCGACCGATTACGTGTTTTTAAGGACAACAGGTTACCggagaagaaaggcaagAGCCTTTTGGAGCTTATGTGGATTACCTATAACGACAAGGTTTTGATTCTGCTATCAATCGCTGCGGTAGTCAGTCTCGCTGTGGGCTTATATCAAACCTTTGGCCAAAAGCACGAGCCGGGCGAGCCCAAGGTTGAGTGGGTTGAAGGCGTTGCGATTATtgtcgccatcgccatcgtcgtcatcgttggCTCTTTGAACGATTACCAAAAGGAACGCCAATTCACGAAGTTGAACAAAAAGAAACAGGACCGTCTAGTCAAGGTGATTCGATCAGGAAAGACGATAGAACTCTCTGTCTTCGACATCTTGGCCGGCGATGTGATTCACATTGAGCCCGGTGACTTGGTACCAGTCGACGGAGTTCTGATCGAGGGCTTCAATGTCAAATGTGACGAATCTCAGGCCACAGGCGAATCAGACATCATTCGAAAGCAGGCTTCTGAGGTTGTCTACAACGCCATTGAGAACCATGACgacctcaagaagatggatcCTTTCATCCAGTCTGGTGCTCGCATCATGGAAGGTGTTGGCACTTATATGGCTACATCAGTTGGTGTTTACTCTTCATACGGCAAAACTCTCATGTCATTGAACGAGGATCCTGAGATGACCCCCCTCCAGGCGAAGCTGAATGTCATCGCTACCTACATCGCTAAGCTCGGTAGTGCCGCTGGTCTCGTGCTCTTCAttgctctcttcatcaagttcCTTGCCGGACTACCGGCTTCTGATGATACACCCGCTGAAAAGGGACAGCaattcctcaacatctttaTTGTCGTCGTTACTATTATTGTGGTTGCTGTTCCTGAAGGATTGCCTCTTGCTGTTACCCTGGCCTTGGCTTTTGCGACAACCCGAATGCTTCGGGATGCCAACCTTGTGCGACACCTCAAGGCCTGTGAAGTCATGGGAAATGCCTCTACTATTTGCTCTGACAAGACTGGCACTTTGACCCAAAACAAGATGCAGGTTGTGTCGGGAACCATTGGAACAAGCCTCCGTTTTGGTGGCTCATCCTCAGGAGATGCCAGCGGTGCCTCTACCCCAGTGGATACTAGTGGTGATATTGGCATTTCCGAGTTTGCCAGGATGCTCAGCAAACCTGTGAAGGACCTTCTCCTCAAGTCTATTGCACTCAACTCCACCGCCTTCGAAGGAGAGGTAGACGGAGAAAAGACCTTCATTGGCTCCAAGACTGAGACTGCCCTACTCATTCTCGCCAAGTCTCATCTTGGCATGGGTCCCGTGAGCGAGGAGCGTGAGAACGCCAAGGTTTTGCAGCTCATTCCTTTCGACTCTGGCCGCAAGTGCATGGGTATTGTTACTCAGGGTCCCAACGGCAGCGCACGTCTCTACATCAAGGGCGCCTCCGAAATTATCCTCTCCAAGTGTACTCAAGTACTTGGTGACCCAGCCAATGACGACTCTCTTGCTCCTATGTCCGATGATAATGTCCGCACTGTTCAGCAGCTCATCGAGAGCTATGCGAAAAGGTCGCTTCGTACCATCGGCATCTGCTACAAGGACTTCTCCTCATGGCCACCCAAGAATGCTGGCCGTGTCGATGGCGGTAACGAAGTTGTCTTCGATGATCTTTTCTCGGACATGGCTTTTATTGGCGTTGTCGGTATCCAAGATCCTCTTCGAGAAGGTGTCCCAGAAGCTGTCAAGCTCTGTCAGcaggctggtgttgttgttcgCATGGTTACCGGTGACAACAAGATCACCGCCGAGGCCATTGCAAAGGAGTGCGGCATCATTCAGCCTAACTCTATTGTTATGGAGGGACCTGAATTCCGCAACCTTTCTAAGCTGGAGCAAGAGGAGATCATTCCCCGCCTGCATGTTTTGGCACGGTCATCCCCTGAAGACAAGCGTATCCTTGTGAAGAGactcaaggacaagaacgaGACAGTTGCTGTTACTGGTGACGGTACCAATGACGCTCCTGCTCTCAAGATGGCCGATGTCGGCTTCTCCATGGGTATCTCTGGTACTGAGGTCGCCAAGGAAGCTTCAGCCATTATTTTGATGGATGACAACTTCACCAGCATTGTCAAAGCTCTGAAATGGGGTCGTGCAGTCAATGATGCAGTCAAGCGATTCCTTCAATTCCAGCTCACCGTCAACATCACTGCCGTCATCCTCACATTCGTTACAGCTGTCTCTAATAACGAAGAGTCATCTGTGCTGACCGCCGTGCAACTGCTCTGggtcaacctcatcatggaCACACTTGCTGCCCTCGCCCTCGCCACCGATCCTCCCCACGACAGTGTTCTGGACCGAAAGCCCGAGCCCAAGGGATCCAGTATTATATCTGTCACCATGTGGAAGATGATCCTTGGTCAGTCTATTTACCAACTCGTCATTACCTTTGTCCTCTACTACTACGGCCCAATTGTGCCACTAAGCCCGAAACCGGAAAAAGACGAAATCAAGACACTGGTTTTCAATACCTTTGTCTGGATGCAGATTTTCAACCAATGGAA TAACCGTCGTCTGGACAACAAGTTCAACATTTTCGAAGGCCTTACCAAGAACTGGTTCTTTATCGGCATCAGTGCTATCATGTGTGGTGGCCAGATCCTGATCATTTTCGTTGGCGGCGAAGCCTTTCAGATTgctaagaagaagcagagtgGCGAGCTCTGGGCCATGGCCATCGTTCTTGGCTTTCTGTCTATCCCAGTCGGCGTCATCATTCGCCTCATTCCTGACCATTTCCTCGAGGCTTTGATTCCCGAGTTCCTTAAGCAGCGTGCTAAGAAGGTACCCGGTCTTACAGTAtccgatgaagagatgagCATGTACCCCGAGCCGTTGGCGGATGTCCGCGATGAGCTCAACTTCATACGGCGCATGAAGGGTGGGCGATTGAACAACCTCAAGTTTGCAATCCAGCATCCCAAGGAGGCGGTTGAGATGGTCAGGTCTAGAAGTCCGTCTCATTCTCGATCCAACTCCCTCAATGCACCGCAAACGCCAATCCAGGAGAATCCATTTGACGGGTCGCCGATTGGGACACCCAATTCAGGCAGGGGGCCTAGATCGACGAGGTCACGGTCTAATTCTGCGCTGGGAGCTCCTACGGTGATGGCAGGCATCGTGGCAGCAGGTGTAGCGGCTGGCTGGCAACCAAAAATGCGGCCAGACAATGACGGAGATAACAGTGACTCACCAAGGTAG
- a CDS encoding related to NAD-dependent histone deacetylase, whose protein sequence is MNTKKGNGRTVALSKRKAQPNALEKLGDNPTEDEIKIAEANVALAELEERVADVRESWETDSLFEDAFDELNADNTVAVDDPKVCTPEEASRLRRELREYGPTVFCQRTVDAGHYTARKLLSAFGIRPPPFLEGQPDDAYFSLLSLAITRELSKRAKLLRHNTVDDAVDLITKSNNIILITGAGISTSLGIPDFRSKGTGLYSKLEHLGLSDPQEVFDISVFRQDPTIFYSVAKDILPSTDRYTPTHKFIAMLHEKGKLLTNYSQNIDNLEVKAGVPKDKLIQCHGSFGTATCVQCGYKCPGEAIFPEIKADKIPRCPRCVQTLRTTGGAPKRKRSAGTEKKRRRWSADSSDESEYDIPSAGVMKPDITFFGEALPDEFSRRLTEHDRDKVDLVIVIGTSLKVTPVSEIVSWLPANIPQIYVSRQAVNHINFDIDLLGDCDVVVSELCRRLGWPMVHEMVPKNQKVEVRTEPGFKSRHVFEEQKAKK, encoded by the exons ATGAACACAAAAAAAGGCAACGGGAGAACTGTTGCTCTCTCAAAGCGAAAGGCTCAACCAAATGCTCTCGAAAAGTTGGGTGACAACCCAACAGAAGACGAGATCAAAATTGCAGAGGCCAACGTTGCACTCGCTGAACTTGAGGAGAGAGTGGCCGATGTCAGAGAATCGTGGGAGACAGACTCTTTGTTTGAAGATGcttttgatgagttgaaCGCTGATAATACCGTGGCCGTTGATG acccCAAAGTGTGCACACCTGAAGAAGCTAGCAGACTTCGTCGGGAGCTCCGAGAATATGGTCCAACCGTCTTTTGTCAACGCACTGTTGATGCTGGTCACTATACCGCCAGAAAGCTCCTCAGCGCCTTTGGCATCCGTCCTCCTCCCTTCCTGGAGGGTCAGCCTGATGATGCCTATTTCAGTTTACTGTCGCTCGCTATTACGCGTGAACTGTCCAAACGCGCCAAGCTTCTGCGTCACAACACGGTTGACGATGCTGTTGACCTGATCACTAAGAGCAACaacatcattctcatcacTGGTGCTGGTATCTCTACATCGCTTGGCATTCCTGACTTCCGTTCTAAAGGAACTGGTCTGTACTCCAAGTTGGAGCACCTTGGTCTTAGTGATCCCCAAGAGGTTTTCGACATTAGTGTCTTCCGACAGGATCCCACCATTTTCTACTCGGTGGCCAAAGACATTTTGCCGAGCACGGACCGATATACACCCACTCACAAGTTCATTGCCATGCTCCAcgagaagggcaagctcTTGACCAACTACTCTCAGAATATCGACAACCTTGAAGTCAAAGCCGGTGTTCCCAAGGATAAGCTCATCCAATGCCACGGCTCCTTCGGAACCGCCACATGTGTTCAGTGCGGTTACAAATGCCCAGGCGAGGCCATCTTCcccgagatcaaggctgacaaGATTCCTCGATGCCCGCGTTGCGTCCAGACTCTGCGCACCACTGGCGGTGCGCCCAAGCGTAAGCGGTCTGCGGGcacggagaagaagcgaagacGGTGGAGTGCCGATAGTTCCGACGAGTCTGAGTATGACATCCCCAGTGCTGGTGTCATGAAGCCCGATATCACGTTCTTCGGCGAGGCTCTTCCTGATGAGTTCTCTCGACGACTCACCGAGCACGATCGTGACAAGGTAGATCTCGTCATCGTTATCGGCACTTCTCTCAAGGTTACGCCTGTATCTGAGATCGTGTCTTGGCTCCCCGCCAATATTCCTCAGATTTACGTATCTCGCCAGGCCGTTAATCACATCAATTTTGACATTGATCTCCTAGGAGATTGCGACGTTGTTGTATCTGAACTATGTCGCCGTCTGGGCTGGCCAATGGTACATGAGATGGTTCCCAAGAATCAAAAGGTCGAGGTCCGTACTGAGCCTGGCTTTAAGAGTCGCCATGTTTTTGAGGAgcagaaggccaagaagtga
- a CDS encoding related to bovine rhodopsin kinase and to YGR052w encodes MFSSAFKSISATNITGNYSISSAPTSTAGPWKIYDAKKKSTGKPYSVFVFDRKSLDTHGSSLGRSGAASFKKTVEEVVERLKKEASSLAKLRHPNILELVEPVEETRGGGLQFVTESVTASLSSLLQEKDEQERAGGPGGRSSRYVTEDADGTKRRRELEIDELEIQKGLLQVSKALEFLHENAGIVHGNLTPDASDWKISGLAFASPPEGSDKPTSIQGINLYEVLNMDPRLPKAVQLNLDYSSPDFVVDNNLNSSADMFSLGLMSVALYNSPHRSPLECHGSLSTYKRQFSSSSSVPSASNNYLSSRPLPRELSHDVLPRLITRRPAQRMTAREFQQSEYFDNILVSTIRFLDSFPAKTANEKASFMRGLNKVLPSFPKSVMEKKILPALIEELKDRDLLSLILQNIFKILDLLPSAKRAFSEKVRPALREIFVVNAKQTQEKDPARDAGLMVVLEHISSISSNCSGKEFKDDMLPVIMAAIECPTHSIVDAALRSLPVVLPVLDFSTIKNELFPVIAAVFSKTNSLAIKVRGLRAFVILCGGTNDNGEDDGLNGLENKKTSSSSALDKYTMQEKIVPLIRVIKTKEPAVMMAALNVLRVVGSVADAEFVAMEILPILWSMSLGPLLNLKQFQGFMELIKSLSRRVEDEQTRKLQELGGPSNGATAPSEDFMAFGGVTGTTFDQNNGATKDDFENLVKGRMGSPRSSTATPSWDDPAKSKSSTPAPTFSWSTPPPPANNPALKPPAQNAPSFRTVTPDLGRFEALTPSSTQFSQPLQPIPSQPFQPPAQLQQQPMALQQPLTASTSGSSINCASTGTMGSSMANMSLNSTSRQSSFTLPPPPGNTSTTPSSFTMTPPPTTNWSGMSSMSNTTQHTTQNNTGQKSGLDKYESLI; translated from the exons ATGTTCTCCTCGGCCTTTAAGTCCATCTCTGCCACTAACATCACAGGCAACTACTCCATTTCTTCAGCACCGACTTCGACGGCTGGCCCCTGGAAGATATATGAtgcaaagaagaagtctaCCGGCAAACCATACagtgtctttgtctttgaccgGAAGTCATTAGACACCCATGGCAGCTCGCTGGGCCGTTCTGGTGCGGCCTCGTTCAAGAAGACGGTCGAGGAAGTTGTCGAGCGATTGAAGAAGGAAGCGTCGAGTCTTGCGAAGCTCAGGCATCCAAACATCCTCGAGCTGGTGGAACCAGTGGAGGAGACAAGAGGCGGAGGTTTACAGTTCGTGACAGAGTCTGTTACAGCTTCATTGTCCAGTTTACTGCAGGAGAAAGACGAACAAGAACGAGCTGGAGGCCCCGGTGGAAGATCGAGCCGATACGTGACAGAGGATGCAGACGGGACAAAGAGACGAAGAGAGCTCGAGATCGATGAGTTGGAGATCCAAAAGGGCTTGCTCCAAGTCAGCAAGGCTCTCGAATTCTTACATGAAAATGCCGGTATCGTCCATGGCAACCTTACCCCGGACGCA TCCGATTGGAAGATCAGTGGACTCGCATTTGCTAGCCCCCCTGAGGGGTCTGACAAGCCAACATCTATACAAGGCATTAACTTGTATGAAGTCCTCAATATGGATCCTCGACTACCAAAGGCCGTGCAACTCAACCTCGACTATTCTTCGCCCGACTTTGTAGTCGATAACAACCTCAACTCTTCTGCAGACATGTTCTCCCTGGGACTTATGTCAGTCGCCCTATACAACTCACCCCACAGGTCTCCTCTGGAATGCCACGGCAGTTTGTCTACATATAAGCGACaattttcttcatcttctagCGTTCCATCTGCCAGTAATAACTATCTTTCATCACGGCCTCTCCCTAGAGAACTTTCGCATGATGTCCTGCCTCGACTCATCACAAGACGGCCTGCTCAGCGAATGACGGCGCGTGAGTTTCAACAGAGCGAGTATTTCGATAACATTCTTGTGTCGACTATCCGGTTTCTTGATTCATTCCCCGCCAAGACTGCAAACGAAAAGGCTTCTTTCATGCGAGGTCTTAACAAGGTGCTACCCTCGTTTCCCAAATCtgtgatggagaagaagattctcCCGGCATTGATAGAGGAGCTCAAAGATCGGGATCTTCTCTCACTCATTCTGCAAAACATCTTTAAGATCCTTGATCTCTTACCGTCTGCCAAGAGGGCGTTCAGTGAGAAGGTCCGTCCAGCATTGAGAGAAATCTTCGTAGTCAACGCCAAGCAGACACAAGAGAAAGATCCAGCCAGGGACGCTGGTCTTATGGTTGTTCTTGAACATATCTCATCCATTTCCAGCAACTGCTCTGGGAAGGAATTTAAAGACG ACATGCTCCCGGTCATAATGGCAGCAATTGAGTGCCCAACACACTCaattgttgatgctgctctCCGCAGTCTGCCTGTCGTACTGCCGGTGCTCGATTTTAGCACAATAAAAAATGAACTGTTCCCAGTCATTGCCGCAGTTTTTAGTAAGACGAACAGTCTTGCCATCAAAGTCCGCGGACTGCGAGCCTTTGTAATACTTTGTGGCGGAACAAACGATAACGGCGAAGACGACGGGCTCAATGGCCTGGAAAACAAGAAGACGTCATCTTCAAGTGCCTTGGACAAATACACTATGCAGGAAAAGATTGTCCCACTTATCAGAGTGATCAAGACGAAGGAACCTGCCGTTATGATGGCAGCCCTAAACGTACTACGGGTCGTGGGCTCAGTAGCTGATGCTGAATTTGTTGCAATGGAAATCCTGCCCATTCTCTGGAGCATGAGTTTAGGTCCACTGCTCAACTTGAAGCAGTTCCAGGGTTTCATGGAGCTTATAAAGAGTTTGTCTCGAAGAGTTGAGGACGAGCAGACAAGAAAACTCCAAGAACTTGGCGGCCCTTCCAACGGCGCTACTGCTCCAAGCGAAGATTTTATGGCCTTTGGTGGTGTTACCGGTACAACTTTTGATCAGAACAATGGAGCTACAAAAGACGATTTCGAGAATCTCGTCAAGGGACGCATGGGTAGTCCTAGGTCGAGCACAGCAACCCCCAGTTGGGATGACCCAGCCAAGTCAAAATCGAGTACGCCTGCGCCTACATTCTCATGGTCGAcacctcctccacctgcGAATAACCCTGCACTCAAACCTCCAGCTCAGAATGCTCCGTCTTTCAGAACCGTAACACCGGATCTCGGTCGTTTCGAGGCTCTCACACCGTCATCTACTCAGTTCAGTCAACCACTACAACCCATACCGAGCCAACCCTTCCAACCTCCAGCTCAACTTCAGCAACAACCGATGGCTCTACAGCAGCCTTTGACTGCTTCGACATCCGGATCATCTATCAACTG TGCGTCTACCGGCACCATGGGCTCCTCGATGGCAAACATGTCtctcaactcaacatcacGGCAATCGTCATTTACACTTCCGCCGCCACCAGGCAACACATCTACTACGCCCTCATCATTCACAATGAccccaccaccaacaacaaactGGAGTGGTATGAGTTCGATGAGCAACACAACACAGCACACAACGCAGAACAATACGGGGCAAAAGTCAGGATTGGATAAATATGAGAGTCTCATTTAG
- a CDS encoding probable branched-chain-amino-acid transaminase has translation MSSLRPPCHAQRFSIKAEAASTIKPLGLDASKLSIEKTGKPKGLSKPEDLVFGREFTDHMLAIEWNQDEGWLEPKITPYQNLSLDPATCVFHYAFECFEGMKAYKDKDGKVRLFRPDKNMARLNKSAARIALPTFEPQALTELISKLAQLDSRFIPDKRGYSLYLRPTMIGTQKTLGVGPPGSALLYVIASPVGPYYPTGFKAVSLEATDYAVRAWPGGVGDKKLGANYAPCIVPQLQAASRGFQQNLWLFGEEEYVTEVGTMNMFVALKNKETGQKELVTAPLDGTILEGVTRDSVLALARERLEPEGWKISERKYTMKELAEAAEEGRLLEAFGAGTAAIVSPVRSISWKGKLVDCGLSELEESGEIALKMKEWIEAIQYGDEEHEWSYTI, from the exons ATGTCGAGCTTGAGACCGCCATGCCATGCGCAACGGTTTagcatcaaggctgaggctgcCTCTACCATCAAGCCCCTAGGCTTGGATGCTTCAAAACTCAGCATTGAGAAGACGGGGAAGCCAAAGGGTCTCAGCAAGCCCGAGGACCTCGTCTTTGGAAGGGAATTCACAG ACCACATGCTTGCGATCGAATGGAATCAAGACGAAGGATGGTTGGAGCCCAAGATCACACCCTACCAGAACCTCTCACTCGACCCTGCGACATGTGTCTTCCACTATGCCTTTGAGTGTTTCGAGGGTATGAAGGCgtacaaggacaaggacggCAAAGTGCGACTCTTCCGACCTGATAAGAACATGGCGCGACTCAACAAGTCTGCCGCCCGTATTGCGCTCCCTACCTTTGAGCCCCAGGCCCTCACCGAGctcatctccaagctcgCTCAGCTCGACTCCCGCTTCATCCCTGATAAGCGGGGATACTCCCTCTACCTCCGTCCCACCATGATCGGAACCCAGAAAACACTCGGTGTCGGACCTCCCGGATCTGCTCTTCTCTACGTCATTGCCTCACCCGTTGGTCCTTACTATCCTACCGGTTTCAAGGCCGTCTCGCTCGAGGCCACTGACTACGCTGTTCGTGCCTGGCccggtggtgttggtgacAAGAAGCTAGGCGCCAATTATGCGCCCTGCATCGTTCCCCAGCTCCAGGCCGCCAGCCGTGGCTTCCAGCAGAACCTCTGGCTGTTTGGCGAGGAGGAGTACGTTACTGAGGTCGGCACTATGAACATGTTTGTTGCTCTCAAGAACAAAGAGACTGGCCAGAAGGAGCTTGTGACAGCCCCCCTTGACGGAACTATCCTTGAGGGTGTTACTCGTGACTCTgttctcgctctcgctcgGGAGCGTCTTGAGCCTGAGGGCTGGAAGATCAGCGAGCGCAAGTACACAATGaaggagcttgctgaggcCGCTGAAGAGGGTCGTCTTCTCGAGGCCTTTGGTGCTGGAACTGCAGCTATTGTCAGCCCTGTCCGATCCATCTCATGGAAGGGCAAGCTCGTTGACTGCGGTCTTTCTGAGCTCGAAGAGTCTGGCGAGATCgccctcaagatgaaggaatgGATCGAGGCCATTCAGTATGGTGATGAGGAGCATGAGTGGAGCTACACTATTTAG